CCGAGGAACGTCGCTGCCAGCGCTATCGACCTCACCGCCGAGGAGCTGGGCCAGCTATCCTGCGGCCGCGGGCGACTGCACTGGCACAGCGCCCGTCGGTGACCGCGGTTCTTTTGGTCCCCACTGCTGTACCCCGGGTATGACCACTGTTACCTTAGGTCCCGAGGGGACCTACTCCCACCGCGCCGCACAGGCAGTCACCGACGCCGAGATTTCCTTCTCCGAGTCGGTGACCGCCATCGTCGAGGCGGTCGCGGAGGGCGAGGCCGAACGCGGCGTCGTCCCCGTCGAGAACAGTATCGAGGGCTCCGTGACCGAATCGCTGGACGCCTTCGCGGAGTACGACATCGCCGTCGTCGAGGAGGTCATCACGCCGATCCGCCACGCCCTGCTGGCACAGGACGACTCCTTCTCGCTGGTCGCCAGCCACGCGCAGGCGCTGGCCCAGTGTCGCGGCTGGCTCGACGAACACTACCCCGGCGTCAATGTCGAGGCCGTCGCATCGACGGCCCGCGGCGTCGAGCGCGCCCGCGGCAACTCGGACATCGCCGCTATCGGCCACCCCGAGAACGCGACCAACGGCTCCGGACTGAGAGTCCTCGCCGAGGACATCCAAGACCGGGCCTCAAACGCGACGCGGTTCGTCGTCGTCGCCCCGAAGAGCGAACGCTCGGAAGCCGGCGGGAAAACCTCGCTCATCATCTCGCCGAACGTCGACTACCCCGGACTGTTACTGGAACTCCTTGAGCCGCTGGCCGACCGCGACATCAACATGACCCGCTTCGAATCCCGGCCCAGCGGCGAGCGCCTAGGTGACTACGTCTTCCACATGGATATCTCGGCCGGTCTCTACGAGCAGCGCACGCAGGCGGCCCTCGAAGACATCGAAGATATTGCCGAGAAGGGCTGGGTCCGCCGTCTGGGATCGTACGACTCCCAGACGGTCGTCAACTGAGCCGACGGGTACCCATCGGCCCCGCTTCAAGCGTTAAGTTCCGGGCCTGTGTACCCCCGTGTATGTCTGACCGCGATCCGTTCAGCGAGATCGAGCGCGCGTTCGATATGCTTGGAGAGCAGTTCGGCGTCGACATGGGCGCTGTTCCAGTCGATGTTGTCGATGAGGGCGATGCCTTCGTCGTGCACGCGGACCTACCGGGCTACGACAGCGAGGACATCGACGTCCAGCTCGTCGAGGAGCGGAAGCTCACGATCAGTGCCACCGCGAGCCAAGAACGGGACTCGACCGACGGCCAGTACGTCAAGCGCGAGCGCCGCCAGCAGTCGCTGAGCCGGTCGGTCCACCTCCCGGAGGCCGTCGACGAGGACGGGACCACCGCGAGCTACGACAGCGGCGTCCTCACGGTTCGGCTGGCGAAGGTCGTACACAGCGAGGACGACGAGGGGACGGATATCCCCGTGAACTGACGATGGTACTCGAACCCGGCACGGACGTGCCGACCATCAGGGCGACGAACCAGCACGGAGACTCGGTCCAACCGGGCTTCGGGCAACCGACAGTGCTGTACTTCTATCCGGCGGACGACACCCCGGGCTGTACGACTGAGGCGGAACAGTTCGAGGAGTACGCACAACAGTTCGAGGACGCCGGCGTCTCCGTGTACGGCGTCTCGACGGACGGCGTGGAGAGCCACCGCGACTTTTCCGCGGCGAACGACATCACCTTCGACCTGCTGGCCGACCCAGAGGGGCGGCTCTGTGACGCCTTCGACGTGCCGCTCGTCGACGGGCGGAGCCAGCGGACGACGTACATCATCGCCAACGGGCGTGTCGTCGGCGTGTACGAGCGGGTCGCTCCCGATGGGCACGCAGCGAGCGTCTTCGAGGACCTCGTCGATACTGGACTGGTCAGGGCCGAGTAAGCCGCGGCAGGCGAAAACCGGGCGGCCGCAGGCTACTCGTCGATGTCGATGGCCGGGCGGCCGGGACCGGCCTTGCCGACAAGGTCGGGGTCCGCTTTCTCGGGCCCCTGAACGACCACGTCAGCGCCGAACTCGCGTTCGATGAGCCACGCGGCCCGTTCGAGTGCCGCCTGTTCACGCTCGGGCGGCAGTTGCTCGTCGAGCGACTGCGCGCGGCCGGCCAGTTCCTTGGCGAAGTCCGCGGCCGCCTCTCCCTGCTCGCGCAGTTCCTCGTCCTGCATGACGGTTCCGACGACGTTGCCGTCGGCGTTTCGAGCGAGGTCGAGGACACGATGCTTCCACTGTGGCGCGACTGCGAGCGTGATGGTCTGTGGGTCCTCGATACCGACCGTCTCGACGATGTCGCGGATGTCTTCGCGGGTGTTCTCGACCAGTTGGCGCTCCATCTCGTAGTCGGCGGGGGCCTCGGCTGCCGGCCACTCCGCTTCCGCGATGAGGTCGTCGTGGCCCAGTTCGGCCCACATCTCCTCAGCGGCGTGGGGGGCGACCGGGGCGAGCAGTTTCGCCGCCGTCGCCAGCCCGCGCTCGAAGGTGTCGGCGTCGGGGGCGGTCGCTTCCTGATACCGACGCAGCAGCGACACCAGTTCCCGCACGGCCTGTAGTGCGTGGTTGAACCGGAAGTCTTCAAACTCCGCCGTCGCGTTCGCGGCGGTGGCGTCGATTTCACGGGCGACGTAGTCCGCGATATCGGCCCCGCTCCCTTGGTCTGTGGTGGTCCCTGCCTCGCCATCCGCGTACTCCGAGACCAGCGTGTAGACGTTCTGGAGGAAGCTGTGGGCGGACTGGACGCCCTCGGGGCTCCAAGCGAACTCCTTCTCAGGCTGGGCAGCCTCCATGATGAACAGCCGGGCCGTGTCCGCGCCGTACTCCTCGATGATGCGCTGGGGCGAGACGCCGTTGCCCAGACTCTTGGACATCTTGTTGCCGTCCTCACCCAGCACCATGCCCTGATTCGTGAGGTTCGTGAACGGCTCTCGGACGCCATCGACCATGTCGAGGTCGTCGAGCACTTTCGTGAAGAAGCGGGCGTACAGCAGGTGCATCACGGCGTGTTCGATGCCGCCGACGTACTGGTCGACGGACATCCAGTCGCTGGCCCGCTCGGTGTCGAATGGGGCGTCGTCCATCTCCGGCGAGGTGTACCGCAGGAAGTACCACGAGGAGTCGACGAAGGTGTCCATCGTATCCGTCTCGCGGACGGCGTCGGCCCCGCAGTCCGGGCAGTCGACGTGTTTCCACTCCTCGGCGGCGTCCAGCGGGTTCCCGGTGGTGTGGACGAACTCCGGCAGTTCGACGGGGAGGTCCTCGTCTGGCACCTCGACGTAGCCACAGTCCTCGCAGTGGATCATCGGGATGGGCGTGCCCCAGTACCGCTGACGGGAGATGCCCCAGTCCCGGAGGTTGTACTCCGTGCGGTGCTCGCCGTCGAACTCCTCGACGAAGCGATCCCGGGCCTCGGCGCTTGCCAGTCCGTCGAACTCGCCGCTGTTGACGAGTCGGCCGTCTTCGGGGTAGGCCGCCTCCTGGACGTCGATGTCTTCGGGGTCGGCGTCGGCGTCCTCAGCCGGTTCGACGACCTGCACGATGTCGATGTCGTGGTGTGTGGCGAACTCGTGGTCGCGCTCGTCGTGGGCAGGCACAGCGTACAGCGCGCCGGTCCCCACGTCGGTCAACACGTAGTCGGCGACGTAGACGGGAATCTCCTCGCCGGTGGCGGGGTTTTCGGCGTACTCGCCGGTGAACACGCCGGAGGTCACGTCGAGGTCGTCCTCGTCTGCGTCCTCAGCCATCTCGATGTACTCGGCGACCTCGTCGTTGTCCGCGGCGATTTCCTGCGCGACGGGGTGGCCCGGAGCCAGCGAGAAGTAGGTCGCCCCGTGGATGGTGTCGAGTCGGGTGGTGAAGATGTCCACCTCGCCGTAGCCGGGAATCTCGAAGGCAACGCTCGCGCCCTCCTGCTTGCCGATCCAGTTGCGCTGCATCTCCCGGACGTTGTTCGGCCAGCCGTCGAGATCGTCGAGTGACTCCAGCAGCTCTTCGGCGTAGTCGGTGATGGTGAAGAACCACTGGTCCATCTCGCGGGCCTCGATGGGCGTATCACACCGCCAGCACAGTTCCGCCTCGCCCTCGACCTGTTCGTCCGCGAGGACGGTCTCA
The Haloarcula sp. CBA1129 genome window above contains:
- the pheA gene encoding prephenate dehydratase; its protein translation is MTTVTLGPEGTYSHRAAQAVTDAEISFSESVTAIVEAVAEGEAERGVVPVENSIEGSVTESLDAFAEYDIAVVEEVITPIRHALLAQDDSFSLVASHAQALAQCRGWLDEHYPGVNVEAVASTARGVERARGNSDIAAIGHPENATNGSGLRVLAEDIQDRASNATRFVVVAPKSERSEAGGKTSLIISPNVDYPGLLLELLEPLADRDINMTRFESRPSGERLGDYVFHMDISAGLYEQRTQAALEDIEDIAEKGWVRRLGSYDSQTVVN
- a CDS encoding Hsp20/alpha crystallin family protein, translating into MSDRDPFSEIERAFDMLGEQFGVDMGAVPVDVVDEGDAFVVHADLPGYDSEDIDVQLVEERKLTISATASQERDSTDGQYVKRERRQQSLSRSVHLPEAVDEDGTTASYDSGVLTVRLAKVVHSEDDEGTDIPVN
- a CDS encoding peroxiredoxin; translated protein: MVLEPGTDVPTIRATNQHGDSVQPGFGQPTVLYFYPADDTPGCTTEAEQFEEYAQQFEDAGVSVYGVSTDGVESHRDFSAANDITFDLLADPEGRLCDAFDVPLVDGRSQRTTYIIANGRVVGVYERVAPDGHAASVFEDLVDTGLVRAE
- the leuS gene encoding leucine--tRNA ligase — encoded protein: MTTTGEERERGFDHTEIEPRWQRTWDEADVFRIDDDETDPEYVLAMFPYTSGSLHMGHVRNYTITDAYARFERLRGESVLHPMGWDSFGLPAENAAEERDTNPRDWTMQCIDSMREQLTEMGFGYDWDRELATCEPEYYQWNQWLFKQFREEGLVERQAAELNWCPSCETVLADEQVEGEAELCWRCDTPIEAREMDQWFFTITDYAEELLESLDDLDGWPNNVREMQRNWIGKQEGASVAFEIPGYGEVDIFTTRLDTIHGATYFSLAPGHPVAQEIAADNDEVAEYIEMAEDADEDDLDVTSGVFTGEYAENPATGEEIPVYVADYVLTDVGTGALYAVPAHDERDHEFATHHDIDIVQVVEPAEDADADPEDIDVQEAAYPEDGRLVNSGEFDGLASAEARDRFVEEFDGEHRTEYNLRDWGISRQRYWGTPIPMIHCEDCGYVEVPDEDLPVELPEFVHTTGNPLDAAEEWKHVDCPDCGADAVRETDTMDTFVDSSWYFLRYTSPEMDDAPFDTERASDWMSVDQYVGGIEHAVMHLLYARFFTKVLDDLDMVDGVREPFTNLTNQGMVLGEDGNKMSKSLGNGVSPQRIIEEYGADTARLFIMEAAQPEKEFAWSPEGVQSAHSFLQNVYTLVSEYADGEAGTTTDQGSGADIADYVAREIDATAANATAEFEDFRFNHALQAVRELVSLLRRYQEATAPDADTFERGLATAAKLLAPVAPHAAEEMWAELGHDDLIAEAEWPAAEAPADYEMERQLVENTREDIRDIVETVGIEDPQTITLAVAPQWKHRVLDLARNADGNVVGTVMQDEELREQGEAAADFAKELAGRAQSLDEQLPPEREQAALERAAWLIEREFGADVVVQGPEKADPDLVGKAGPGRPAIDIDE